A genome region from Nitrospira sp. includes the following:
- a CDS encoding phosphocholine cytidylyltransferase family protein, translating to MKAIVLAAGVGKRLWPVTQHKPKCLIEIGGQTLLSRYLESLASVKIRQATIVVGYKQEMIRAAVGAHCHGVDISYLVNEEFHRGSISSLWIARTALSDDVVIMDADVLFHREILHRLVTSPHENCLLMDDTVKQTGEECMVVVQGDRVVALSKKMPERYDIAGEGVGFLRVRRADTAHVISSLKGYIDQDRWDMEYEDGLLQYFRDVKVGHEKIGGLPWTEIDFPEDVTKAEREVLPRL from the coding sequence ATGAAGGCGATCGTCCTTGCTGCCGGAGTGGGGAAGCGCCTCTGGCCGGTGACCCAGCATAAACCGAAATGCCTGATTGAAATCGGGGGACAGACGTTGCTGTCCCGGTATCTCGAGTCTCTGGCGTCGGTCAAGATCCGACAGGCCACCATTGTGGTCGGCTACAAACAGGAAATGATCAGGGCCGCAGTCGGCGCGCATTGCCACGGGGTCGATATCTCCTATCTGGTGAACGAGGAGTTCCACCGGGGCAGTATCTCGTCGTTGTGGATCGCCAGGACGGCGTTGTCCGACGACGTCGTGATCATGGATGCGGATGTCTTGTTTCATCGCGAAATTCTGCATCGGTTGGTAACCTCGCCCCACGAGAATTGCCTGTTGATGGACGATACGGTGAAGCAGACGGGCGAGGAGTGCATGGTCGTGGTGCAGGGCGATCGGGTGGTTGCCTTGAGCAAAAAGATGCCGGAGCGATACGACATTGCAGGCGAGGGGGTCGGGTTCCTCAGGGTCCGACGAGCCGATACGGCGCACGTGATCAGTTCGCTCAAGGGCTATATCGATCAGGATCGCTGGGACATGGAATACGAAGACGGATTGTTGCAGTATTTTCGTGACGTCAAAGTCGGGCATGAGAAAATCGGCGGCTTGCCGTGGACCGAAATCGATTTTCCCGAGGATGTGACGAAGGCGGAGCGGGAGGTTCTACCGCGGCTGTAG
- a CDS encoding CDP-alcohol phosphatidyltransferase family protein, producing the protein MSESTLQHGAELQGLSTAILLPGAGLFGDRPGRGLSDVGPLTPLGGLSLFQRTVLTLQRGGMRQLIVLAGPDEELLKHALARGARVTIPVRWMPVREFPLDDPRTWESLASEVRGFCLIAGVQAVFSKGLIEHLRQSVRDGEALVVTRESGPVEPAIGRRNPAVALQEGRLISFHNHPGQGGHQVAADLVVLPASILSPPNGAAASPSGAAEPGGIIPVRRWLERAAVEGRVRVVAAAAHAGLWYRDVWDHASAGLAERTLFRSLKGDAEGFVDRYFNRTFSRLLTRLFLRMKCSPNAITMVATAVGILSAVGFGIGTYSAGIVAALLFQLAAVIDCCDGEVARLTFTESPFGAWLDIAMDNVVHIAIFAGIACGAYLRQAGTEGAWVPLALGGAAVLGNVMSFWLVTKAQKIGATRGWNTPKQAAWSDFILKNVASRDFSVVVFLFALLDKLDWFLWMAALGSTVFWVMMVWVIRPSARARA; encoded by the coding sequence ATGAGTGAAAGTACACTGCAGCATGGTGCGGAACTCCAGGGATTAAGCACGGCCATTTTGTTGCCGGGCGCTGGTCTGTTTGGCGATCGGCCGGGACGTGGCTTGAGCGACGTCGGGCCCTTGACCCCTCTCGGAGGGTTAAGCCTTTTCCAACGTACCGTGCTCACGCTGCAGCGGGGCGGTATGCGCCAATTGATCGTCCTGGCTGGCCCCGATGAAGAGCTGCTCAAGCACGCGCTGGCACGGGGGGCCCGGGTGACGATTCCTGTGCGCTGGATGCCGGTGCGGGAGTTTCCGCTCGACGATCCGCGAACCTGGGAATCGCTGGCCAGCGAAGTGCGGGGCTTTTGTCTGATCGCGGGCGTGCAGGCTGTGTTTTCCAAAGGCTTGATCGAACACCTTCGGCAGTCTGTTCGAGACGGCGAGGCGCTCGTGGTCACGCGGGAATCCGGTCCGGTTGAGCCTGCCATCGGCCGCCGCAATCCGGCGGTGGCGCTTCAGGAGGGGCGGCTGATCTCGTTTCACAATCATCCTGGACAGGGGGGCCACCAGGTCGCCGCCGATTTGGTGGTGTTGCCGGCCAGCATTTTGAGTCCGCCGAACGGAGCCGCTGCATCCCCATCCGGTGCCGCTGAGCCGGGGGGCATCATTCCAGTGCGACGCTGGCTGGAACGGGCGGCGGTGGAGGGGCGTGTGCGGGTGGTCGCGGCCGCGGCCCATGCAGGTCTGTGGTATCGAGACGTGTGGGATCATGCCAGCGCCGGATTGGCGGAACGCACCCTCTTCCGTTCGTTGAAGGGCGATGCGGAGGGGTTCGTCGATCGGTATTTCAACCGGACCTTCTCGCGGCTGCTGACGCGACTGTTCCTGCGGATGAAATGTTCGCCGAACGCGATCACCATGGTGGCGACGGCGGTTGGGATCTTGTCGGCCGTGGGGTTCGGTATCGGGACGTACTCGGCCGGGATCGTGGCCGCGTTGTTGTTTCAACTGGCGGCCGTCATCGATTGTTGCGATGGTGAGGTGGCTCGGCTCACGTTTACCGAATCGCCATTCGGGGCCTGGCTTGATATCGCCATGGACAACGTGGTGCATATCGCCATCTTTGCCGGAATCGCCTGCGGTGCGTATCTCCGGCAGGCCGGTACCGAGGGCGCCTGGGTGCCGTTGGCGCTGGGCGGCGCAGCGGTGTTGGGCAATGTCATGTCCTTCTGGTTGGTCACCAAGGCGCAAAAAATCGGCGCGACCCGTGGCTGGAATACGCCCAAGCAGGCGGCCTGGTCCGACTTCATTCTGAAGAACGTTGCGAGTCGCGATTTTTCGGTGGTGGTCTTTCTCTTTGCGCTGCTGGATAAACTGGACTGGTTTCTGTGGATGGCCGCGCTCGGTTCGACCGTCTTCTGGGTGATGATGGTGTGGGTGATTCGTCCCTCGGCACGGGCCCGTGCTTAA